The following are from one region of the Salvia splendens isolate huo1 chromosome 2, SspV2, whole genome shotgun sequence genome:
- the LOC121793022 gene encoding cinnamoyl-CoA reductase-like SNL6 isoform X2, whose translation MAPASFWNSSKTVCVMDASGHLGSALVHRLLRRGYTVHAAVYSHDEVQRYKRQSTEKEDLRVFHSDPLDYHSILDALKGCCALFYSFELPSDHPTYDEFIGELEVRAAHNVLEACAQTDTIDKVIFTSSATAVVWKEHDEGHASDVDERNWSDVNFCKKFKLWHGLSKTVAEKTAWALAMDREVNMVSINAGLLMYPNLSIKDPYLLGAAEMFKDGVLVTVDLEFLIDAHICVFEDVTSYGRYLCFNGIINCNDDVVKLAKMLLPSSSSQDMFNDDSVHQQRISNGKLRKLMVDFESGLQVTSKD comes from the exons atgGCGCCAGCTTCATTCTGGAACTCATCCAAAACCGTCTGCGTCATGGACGCCTCCGGCCACCTCGGCTCCGCTCTCGTCCACCGCCTCCTCCGCCGCGGCTACACCGTTCACGCCGCCGTCTACAGCCACG ACGAGGTGCAGCGCTACAAGAGGCAATCGACGGAGAAGGAGGATCTGAGAGTGTTTCATTCGGATCCACTGGATTATCACAGCATTTTGGATGCGCTCAAAGGCTGCTGCGCCTTGTTCTACTCATTCGAGCTCCCCTCCGATCACCCTACCTACGAT gaatttataggtgaattggaAGTAAGAGCGGCCCACAACGTGCTGGAGGCATGTGCCCAGACGGACACCATCGACAAGGTTATCTTCACGTCGTCCGCAACCGCCGTCGTGTGGAAGGAACACGACGAAGGCCACGCATCTGATGTCGACGAAAGAAACTGGAGCGACGTCAACTTCTGCAAGAAGTTTAAG TTATGGCACGGGCTGTCGAAGACTGTGGCCGAGAAGACGGCGTGGGCGTTGGCGATGGATCGGGAGGTGAACATGGTGTCGATAAATGCTGGGCTATTGATGTACCCCAATTTGAGCATCAAGGACCCCTACTTGCTCGGGGCCGCCGAGATGTTCAAGGACGGGGTCCTCGTCACCGTCGACCTTGAGTTCCTCATCGATGCACACATCTGCGTCTTCGAGGACGTCACATCGTACGGCCGATACCTGTGCTTCAATGGCATCATCAACTGCAACGACGACGTGGTGAAGCTGGCGAAGATGCTCTTGCCATCATCGTCATCACAAGACATGTTCAACGACGACAGCGTGCACCAACAGAGGATAAGCAACGGCAAATTGCGCAAGTTGATGGTGGATTTCGAGAGTGGATTACAAGTCACAAGCAAAG ATTAA
- the LOC121793021 gene encoding WEB family protein At5g16730, chloroplastic-like: MSAKSKSSLSGTPNAKGSPATPRISRGVARPSGEAISSLQNGRLSMDRSPGSVTPKAKMERMSPKPSTPTDRKPTRMVRPSSELQVELSQAQEELKKANEKLDSVEKEKARALDEVKEAQRLCDEANKKIEEALQAQKRAEENSEIEKFRALEMEQVGFGANHVKEDEWRKELEDVRSQHAVDVAALLSATQELQKLKQELSMTSAAKNQALSHADDATKIAEIHAEKVEVLSAEVIRLKSELESRVEMQAVENNELVSGLELEMHSLRQELEQAKLFEEELTRKEAAMEQLNVDLEAWKMSECYAHNLVTELHQRVEELVSQAEQARESEKLASESLGTAVKKLEENNEQLHEAKSETKVLKEKLGLLEFSSDRQKGDLEETERSLQRAIEESSELVKKVEVLESELEVAREMRSIALNNENIAAASLETLLEEKSKLAKELETSRDEEEKSKKALESLASALHDVSSEARDVKEKLISSKAEKESYEREIEDLKLSLNSTNEKYESIINDARKQIDALTDSVEELRNDCGNLKAELEQKELNLVNTTRKSEEEKSYMGNEINRLMDSVEQSKHDYGILEAELEQKDQDLVSSVRKFEEEKSHMEKEMSRLIKLLEQSNLDYDSLKAEYEQKEVDMANSVKQSEEENVSMKNEVSRLVSLLKLAEEESSVTREEIGRLNKSFSEADSEATYLKHVHGEAKEENARLKECLNDMEGRLQRILAENEDLRRREAASQEKAEELSKSLEEALAKQEEKESGDLTDCEKDYDMLPKVVEFSEPNGTRDVRRAAEPRSQPNELPVKEKQQAEANEVENSNGKLKDGEQNAESTEVDLKMWESCKIDAKDFSPGRETEQESFEDELDPNGQGADLYDHVNEAVSGDSAGNNGSPPSKSGSQKKKKPLLQKFGSLLKKKGSSNHK; this comes from the exons ATGTCTGCTAAATCGAA ATCTAGCTTATCTGGAACTCCAAATGCTAAAGGATCACCGGCAACTCCTCGAATCAGCAGGGGAGTTGCTAGGCCTAGTGGAGAAGCGATTTCCTCGTTGCAAAATGGCCGCCTCTCCATGGATCGATCCCCGGGATCAGTCACGCCCAAGGCTAAAATGGAGAGGATGTCCCCTAAGCCCAGCACCCCAACTGAT AGAAAGCCAACACGTATGGTGAGGCCGTCTTCGGAGCTTCAGGTGGAGCTGAGTCAAGCGCAGGAGGAGCTGAAGAAGGCGAATGAGAAGTTGGATTCAGTCGAGAAGGAAAAGGCGAGGGCTCTTGATGAGGTGAAGGAAGCCCAGAGATTGTGTGATGAGGCGAACAAGAAGATTGAGGAAGCTCTGCAGGCTCAGAAACGAGCGGAGGAGAATTCTGAGATTGAGAAATTTCGGGCGCTTGAGATGGAGCAGGTGGGGTTTGGGGCGAATCACGTGAAGGAAGATGAATGGCGGAAGGAGTTGGAGGATGTGAGGAGCCAGCATGCCGTGGATGTGGCTGCGCTGCTGTCTGCGACTCAGGAGCTTCAGAAGTTGAAGCAAGAACTGTCGATGACGTCTGCTGCGAAGAACCAGGCACTGAGCCATGCTGACGATGCAACAAAAATAGCTGAGATTCATGCGGAGAAGGTCGAGGTTCTGTCTGCTGAAGTGATCCGCTTGAAATCTGAGCTTGAGTCGAGGGTGGAGATGCAGGCCGTTGAGAACAACGAATTGGTGTCAGGTTTAGAGTTGGAGATGCATTCTCTTAGACAAGAACTTGAACAAGCGAAGCTTTTTGAGGAGGAATTGACCCGGAAAGAGGCAGCAATGGAGCAACTCAATGTTGATCTCGAGGCTTGGAAGATGTCTGAGTGTTATGCGCATAATCTAGTGACGGAGCTTCATCAACGAGTCGAGGAGCTAGTGTCTCAGGCTGAGCAAGCACGTGAATCAGAAAAGTTGGCTTCAGAATCTCTTGGAACCGCTGTGAAGAAACTAGAAGAGAATAATGAACAGCTGCATGAAGCAAAGTCTGAAACCAAGGTGCTTAAGGAGAAGCTCGGTTTGTTGGAGTTCTCGAGCGATAGACAGAAAGGTGACTTGGAGGAAACTGAGCGTAGTCTTCAGCGAGCTATTGAAGAATCTTCTGAACTGGTGAAGAAGGTTGAAGTGCTCGAGTCTGAACTCGAAGTCGCAAGAGAAATGAGAAGCATTGCATTGAACAACGAAAACATCGCTGCTGCTAGCCTAGAAACACTGTTAGAAGAGAAGAGCAAACTCGCTAAAGAGCTGGAAACATCCAGAGACGAAGAGGAGAAAAGCAAGAAGGCGTTGGAGAGTTTGGCATCAGCATTGCACGATGTCTCTTCGGAAGCAAGAGACGTGAAGGAAAAGCTAATCTCTAGTAAAGCTGAGAAAGAGAGTTACGAAAGAGAAATAGAGGATCTGAAACTGTCTCTGAACTCAACGAATGAGAAGTATGAAAGTATTATCAATGATGCAAGAAAACAGATTGATGCTCTTACTGATTCAGTCGAGGAGTTGAGGAACGATTGTGGTAACTTGAAGGCCGAGTtggagcagaaggagctaaacttGGTGAATACCACGAGGAAATCTGAAGAGGAGAAGTCCTACATGGGAAACGAAATAAATAGGCTGATGGATTCAGTTGAACAGTCGAAGCACGATTATGGTATCTTGGAGGCCGAGTTGGAGCAGAAAGATCAAGATTTGGTGAGCTCTGTTAGAAAGTTTGAGGAAGAGAAATCCCATATGGAAAAAGAAATGAGCAGGCTGATTAAATTGCTTGAACAATCGAATCTTGATTATGATAGTTTGAAGGCCGAGTATGAGCAAAAGGAGGTAGATATGGCGAACTCAGTGAAGCAGTCTGAAGAAGAGAATGTTAGCATGAAAAACGAAGTAAGCCGGCTGGTTAGCTTGCTAAAACTGGCGGAGGAAGAGTCGTCTGTTACGAGAGAGGAGATAGGGCGGTTGAATAAGTCCTTCAGCGAAGCTGATTCAGAGGCGACGTACCTAAAGCATGTACATGGCGAAGCGAAGGAGGAGAATGCGAGGCTGAAAGAGTGTTTAAATGATATGGAAGGCCGACTGCAGAGAATTCTTGCGGAGAATGAGGATCTGCGCAGAAGGGAAGCAGCATCTCAGGAAAAAGCCGAGGAGCTATCCAAGTCGCTCGAAGAAGCTCTGGCCAAGCAGGAGGAGAAAGAAAGTGGCGACCTGACGGACTGTGAGAAGGACTATGATATGCTTCCGAAAGTGGTAGAATTCTCCGAACCAAATGGTACGAGAGACGTGAGGCGTGCAGCCGAGCCCCGGTCTCAACCAAACGAGCTGCCTGTCAAGGAGAAGCAGCAAGCTGAAGCTAACGAAGTCGAGAACTCGAATGGGAAATTAAAAGATGGCGAACAAAACGCAGAATCCACAGAAGTCGACCTCAAGATGTGGGAAAGCTGCAAGATCGACGCGAAGGACTTCTCTCCCGGGAGAGAAACGGAGCAAGAATCGTTCGAGGATGAGCTAGACCCGAATGGGCAAGGCGCTGATTTGTATGATCACGTTAATGAGGCAGTGTCGGGTGATAGCGCCGGGAACAATGGGAGCCCACCTTCGAAGTCAGGCagtcagaagaagaagaagccttTGCTGCAGAAGTTTGGAAGCCTGCTGAAGAAGAAGGGTAGTAGCAATCACAAGTGA
- the LOC121793020 gene encoding transducin beta-like protein 3 — protein sequence MASAVALKKNYRCFQSLQQFYTGGPYAVASDASFIVCACDDTIKVVDSSNSAIRSTIEGDSEPVTALVLSPDDKFVFSSSHSRQIRVWEVSTLKCIRSWKGHEGPVMGMACHSSGGLLATAGADKKVQVWDVDGGFCTHYFKGHKGVVTSLMFHPDPNQLLIFSGGDDSTVRVWDLVKKKCIATLEKHQSTVTSIAISEDGWTLLTAGRDKVVNVWDLHDYSCKTTVLAYEALEAVCTFDAASPFSLCLSAFAQKNGKKISSSSVQFLTVGERGIVRIWNSDGAVCLFEQKSSDLAVSSEKEEVKRGFTSAMMLPLGQGLLCATADQQFLIYDLDKNVDDGLNLALRKRLIGYNEEIADMKFLGDEEQYLAVATSVEQIRVYDLASMSCSYILTGHSDVIPCIDTCVSASGKTLVVSGSKDNTVRLWEAQSQRCIGVGIGHMGAIGAVAFSKKNRNFCVSGSSDRTLKVWSFDGVSDDAGEASNLKAKAVVAAHDKDINSLAVSPDDSLVCSGSQDRTAAIWRLPDLVSVVVLKGHKRGIWSVEFSPVDHCVITASGDKTIKLWAISDGSCLKTFEGHTSSVMRASFITRGTQFVSCGADGLVKLWTVKTQECLVTYDQHEDKIWALAIGKKTEMLATGGVDAVVNLWHDSTAAEKEEAFRKEEDDVLKGQDLENAVLDRDYTRAVRLAFELRKPHKLFELFSEVIRKPNADIQIEKALRPFDKEEVRLLLEYVREWNTKPKLCHIAQFVLHRLFTILPPTDLVEMKGIGELLEGLIPYSQRHYTRIDRLQRSTYLLDYTLTGMSVIEPEANATEPRNNEDLGESAREEGEDYPEPKDASTRKRKTRKSQDKKQKKSKVAYVSTATISSPA from the exons ATGGCGTCGGCGGTGGCGCTCAAGAAGAACTATCGCTGCTTCCAATCTCTGCAGCAGTTCTACACCGGTGGCCCCTACGCCGTCGCCTCCGACGCCTCTTTCATCGTCTGCGCCTGCGACGACACCATCAAGGTCGTCGATTCTTCTAACTCCGCCATCAGATCAACCATCGAAGGCGACTCTGAGCCCGTGACCGCCCTCGTCCTCAGCCCCGACGACAAGTTCGTCTTCTCGTCCAGCCATAGCCGCCAAATTCGAGTCTGGGAGGTCTCCACGCTCAAATGCATTCGCTCGTGGAAG GGGCATGAAGGGCCAGTAATGGGAATGGCTTGCCATTCCTCAGGAGGATTGCTGGCAACAGCTGGTGCAGATAAGAAAGTGCAAGTGTGGGACGTTGATGGAGGCTTCTGCACGCATTATTTCAAGGGGCATAAAGGGGTGGTAACCAGCCTCATGTTCCACCCAGACCCAAACCAGTTACTT ATTTTCTCCGGTGGGGACGACAGCACTGTTAGGGTGTGGGACCTTGTGAAGAAAAAGTGTATCGCAACACTAGAAAAACATCAATCAACAGTTACTTCGATTGCAATATCTGAAGATGGATGGACGTTGCTGACTGCTGGAAGAGACAAG GTTGTGAATGTATGGGACCTGCACGATTATAGCTGTAAAACTACTGTACTGGCGTATGAAGCACTAGAAGCCGTGTGTACATTTGATGCGGCGTCCCCTTTTTCCCTATGTTTGTCAGCATTTGCTCAGAAAAACGGGAAGAAGATCAGTTCATCATCTGTTCAGTTTTTAACAGTCGGTGAACGTGGGATCGTGCGGATATGGAACTCTGATGG GGCAGTGTGCCTCTTTGAGCAGAAATCTTCAGATTTAGCAGTCAGCTCAGAGAAAGAAGAAGTTAAGAGAGGTTTTACCTCCGCAATGATGCTTCCGTTAGGCCAGGGACTGCTCTGCGCCACAGCTGACCAGCAGTTTCTTATTTATGATTTGGATAAAAATGTCGATGATGGTTTGAACTTGGCCCTGAGGAAAAGACTAATTGGATACAATGAAGAGATTGCAGATATGAAGTTTTTGGGTGACGAGGAACAATATCTCGCAGTTGCTACAAGTGTCGAACAG ATAAGAGTGTATGATCTGGCATCAATGTCATGTTCCTACATATTGACTGGGCATAGCGATGTGATTCCATGCATTGACACCTGTGTGTCAGCTTCTGGAAAAACCCTTGTTGTTTCGGGAAGTAAAGATAACACT GTTAGATTGTGGGAAGCCCAAAGCCAACGCTGCATTGGTGTTGGCATAGGTCACATGGGTGCTATTGGTGCTGTTGCTTTCTCGAAGAAAAACAGGAACTTTTGCGTCAGTGGTAGTAG TGACCGCACATTGAAGGTTTGGAGCTTTGATGGAGTGTCAGATGATGCTGGAGAAGCTTCCAATTTGAAAGCAAAAGCAGTAGTGGCAGCCCATGACAAAGATATAAACTCGTTAGCAGTTTCACCTGATGATAGCCTTGTTTGCAGTGGTTCCCAG GATCGTACAGCAGCCATATGGAGGCTTCCTGATCTGGTTTCAGTTGTTGTACTTAAAGGTCATAAGAGAGGTATTTGGTCTGTGGAGTTCTCTCCAGTGGATCACTGTGTCATAACAGCATCGGGTGACAAGACAATCAAACTATGGGCCATCTCTGATGGTTCCTGTCTAAAAACATTTGAAGGACACACATCAAGTGTCATGAGAGCTTCATTTATTACACGGGGGACACAATTTGTTTCTTGTG GAGCTGATGGTTTGGTGAAGTTATGGACAGTCAAAACTCAAGAATGCTTGGTCACTTATGATCAACAtgaagacaag ATATGGGCATTGGCTATTGGTAAGAAGACGGAAATGCTTGCTACAGGTGGTGTTGATGCAGTTGTTAATTTGTGGCATGACTCTACAGCTGCGGAAAAGGAGGAGGCCTTCCGTAAAGAA GAAGATGATGTTTTGAAAGGGCAAGATTTGGAAAATGCTGTATTAGATCGTGACTACACTAGAGCCGTCCGACTTGCATTTGAACTTCGCAAACCTCACAAACTTTTTGAATTATTTAGTGAAGTCATCAG GAAGCCAAATGCTGACATTCAGATTGAGAAGGCTCTTCGTCCTTTTGACAAGGAAGAGGTTCGTTTACTCTTAGAATACGTAAGAGAATGGAATACGAAACCAAAACTCTGCCATATAGCACAGTTTGTTCTGCATCGCCTATTTACCATCCTCCCTCCAACAGATCTAGTCGAG ATGAAGGGCATTGGAGAATTGCTTGAAGGCCTTATTCCATATTCCCAGAGACACTACACCAGAATCGATAGGTTGCAAAGGAGCACATACCTCTTGGACTATACCCTAACGGGAATGTCTGTCATCGAACCCGAAGCAAACGCCACAGAACCAAGAAATAATGAGGATTTAGGAGAATCAGCTAGGGAGGAAGGTGAGGACTACCCAGAGCCCAAAGACGCATCAACAAGAAAACGAAAAACACGAAAGTCCCAAGATAAAAAGCAGAAGAAGTCGAAGGTGGCGTATGTGAGCACAGCGACTATATCCTCCCCGGCCTAA
- the LOC121793022 gene encoding cinnamoyl-CoA reductase-like SNL6 isoform X1, which produces MAPASFWNSSKTVCVMDASGHLGSALVHRLLRRGYTVHAAVYSHDEVQRYKRQSTEKEDLRVFHSDPLDYHSILDALKGCCALFYSFELPSDHPTYDEFIGELEVRAAHNVLEACAQTDTIDKVIFTSSATAVVWKEHDEGHASDVDERNWSDVNFCKKFKLWHGLSKTVAEKTAWALAMDREVNMVSINAGLLMYPNLSIKDPYLLGAAEMFKDGVLVTVDLEFLIDAHICVFEDVTSYGRYLCFNGIINCNDDVVKLAKMLLPSSSSQDMFNDDSVHQQRISNGKLRKLMVDFESGLQVTSKD; this is translated from the exons atgGCGCCAGCTTCATTCTGGAACTCATCCAAAACCGTCTGCGTCATGGACGCCTCCGGCCACCTCGGCTCCGCTCTCGTCCACCGCCTCCTCCGCCGCGGCTACACCGTTCACGCCGCCGTCTACAGCCACG ACGAGGTGCAGCGCTACAAGAGGCAATCGACGGAGAAGGAGGATCTGAGAGTGTTTCATTCGGATCCACTGGATTATCACAGCATTTTGGATGCGCTCAAAGGCTGCTGCGCCTTGTTCTACTCATTCGAGCTCCCCTCCGATCACCCTACCTACGAT gaatttataggtgaattggaAGTAAGAGCGGCCCACAACGTGCTGGAGGCATGTGCCCAGACGGACACCATCGACAAGGTTATCTTCACGTCGTCCGCAACCGCCGTCGTGTGGAAGGAACACGACGAAGGCCACGCATCTGATGTCGACGAAAGAAACTGGAGCGACGTCAACTTCTGCAAGAAGTTTAAG TTATGGCACGGGCTGTCGAAGACTGTGGCCGAGAAGACGGCGTGGGCGTTGGCGATGGATCGGGAGGTGAACATGGTGTCGATAAATGCTGGGCTATTGATGTACCCCAATTTGAGCATCAAGGACCCCTACTTGCTCGGGGCCGCCGAGATGTTCAAGGACGGGGTCCTCGTCACCGTCGACCTTGAGTTCCTCATCGATGCACACATCTGCGTCTTCGAGGACGTCACATCGTACGGCCGATACCTGTGCTTCAATGGCATCATCAACTGCAACGACGACGTGGTGAAGCTGGCGAAGATGCTCTTGCCATCATCGTCATCACAAGACATGTTCAACGACGACAGCGTGCACCAACAGAGGATAAGCAACGGCAAATTGCGCAAGTTGATGGTGGATTTCGAGAGTGGATTACAAGTCACAAGCAAAGATTAA